A stretch of Imperialibacter roseus DNA encodes these proteins:
- a CDS encoding FixH family protein, whose product MNFGSWITVAFVLFAGLIISLVVVCVRQDVSLVSTDYYQQEIKYQTRIDDISNAQESRRKVEVTRIPGENRLELSFGEQGAALTGEVVMFRPSDAKLDKKFLLQLDDTGSFQMDTSRLKRGLWKMKISWQQGGQTFFEEKTIVI is encoded by the coding sequence ATGAACTTCGGGAGCTGGATTACAGTAGCCTTTGTGCTATTTGCTGGCCTTATTATCAGCCTTGTGGTGGTTTGTGTGCGCCAGGATGTGTCGCTGGTTTCAACAGACTACTACCAGCAGGAAATCAAATACCAAACAAGGATCGACGATATTTCTAATGCACAGGAATCACGGAGGAAAGTTGAGGTAACCCGAATTCCGGGAGAGAACCGACTGGAGCTGTCATTCGGCGAGCAAGGAGCTGCGTTGACTGGCGAAGTCGTTATGTTTCGTCCATCTGATGCCAAGCTTGATAAGAAGTTTTTGCTGCAGCTGGACGATACAGGAAGTTTTCAAATGGACACTTCTCGGCTAAAGAGGGGACTTTGGAAAATGAAAATTTCCTGGCAGCAGGGGGGGCAGACTTTCTTTGAAGAGAAAACAATAGTGATCTGA
- a CDS encoding cbb3-type cytochrome c oxidase N-terminal domain-containing protein, with product MTHLNRLLALLKKKPKTWLTLFGLLMPAVGFGQDASASSATSDSPELLLYTAMALVVIVAVLVLVVALYTLTIIKVIIRKEKVSERADQGLTYEEGPSFWTRFNQKMTDAVPLEKEDAVLLDHNYDGIRELDNHLPPWWKYMFYLSIVFAVVYLLAYHVFDTLPLQEEEYQNELAVASEEAEARKLLAVNELDENSVETTTVEAELANGKNIFEKSCAVCHAADGGGGVGPNLTDVYWLHGGSINDLFKTIKYGVPQKGMIAWQATLKPTDIRDVASYILTMQGTTPASPKEPQGDPYEPGAAGQESGN from the coding sequence ATGACACACTTAAATAGACTTTTGGCCTTACTAAAGAAAAAGCCGAAAACGTGGTTAACACTTTTTGGACTGCTGATGCCTGCGGTGGGCTTTGGCCAGGATGCAAGTGCTTCATCAGCCACCTCCGACAGCCCTGAATTGCTGCTCTACACTGCCATGGCACTTGTGGTCATTGTGGCCGTTCTCGTACTCGTAGTAGCGCTCTATACCCTTACCATTATTAAAGTAATTATCAGGAAGGAAAAAGTGAGCGAGCGAGCTGACCAGGGGCTGACCTATGAAGAAGGCCCCAGCTTCTGGACAAGGTTCAATCAAAAAATGACGGATGCAGTACCACTTGAAAAAGAGGACGCAGTATTGCTCGATCATAACTACGATGGCATCAGAGAGCTTGACAATCACTTGCCGCCATGGTGGAAGTACATGTTTTATTTGTCTATAGTTTTTGCAGTGGTTTATCTGCTTGCCTACCATGTCTTCGATACGCTTCCACTTCAGGAGGAGGAATATCAAAACGAGTTGGCGGTGGCCAGTGAAGAAGCCGAGGCCAGAAAGCTGCTCGCCGTAAATGAGCTGGATGAGAACAGCGTTGAAACAACCACTGTAGAGGCAGAATTAGCAAACGGCAAGAATATCTTTGAAAAAAGCTGCGCTGTATGCCACGCTGCTGATGGCGGCGGAGGCGTTGGCCCTAACCTCACAGACGTGTATTGGCTGCACGGCGGTTCTATCAACGACCTATTTAAAACCATCAAGTACGGTGTGCCTCAGAAGGGGATGATCGCCTGGCAGGCTACTTTGAAACCAACAGACATCAGAGATGTGGCGAGTTATATACTGACTATGCAAGGCACCACGCCGGCGAGCCCCAAAGAGCCGCAGGGAGACCCTTATGAGCCGGGAGCCGCAGGGCAGGAATCTGGAAACTAG
- the ccoG gene encoding cytochrome c oxidase accessory protein CcoG — protein sequence MEDLYEYDELYRDTIATVDEQGKRVWINPKKPKGKYHTYRIAVTVLLLGLLFGAPFLSWKGHPMFLFNIFERKFILFGTVFWPQDFIIFGIGMIAFFVFVILFTVVFGRIWCGWMCPQTIFMEMVFRKIEYWIEGDANQQRKLARQGWNFEKIWKKGLKLSIFLAISALIAHTLMAYLIGIDEVVTIVSQPPTAHMAGFIGLIAFTGIFFWVFAYFREQACIAVCPYGRLQGVLLDKESIVVAYNWLRGEPRGKIKKEVPGAKAEPPKGDCIDCKLCVHVCPTGIDIRNGTQLECVNCTACIDACDDVMTKVDRPTGLIGYYSHSMVSEGKKFSFNTRIAAYTTVLVGILGLLAFLLTTRTDVEATMLRVPGMLYQEKENGMISNLYNIQFVNKTYEDIHIEVKLKDANGGTIDRVGGEGLVIPAASNLESVYFIDLPRENVTETSNKLVIQLYRDGELLDEIKTNFLGPFKQKKP from the coding sequence ATGGAAGATTTATATGAATATGATGAGCTGTACCGTGATACGATTGCCACTGTAGACGAACAAGGCAAGAGAGTGTGGATTAATCCTAAAAAGCCCAAAGGGAAGTACCACACTTACAGGATAGCAGTAACAGTGCTTTTGTTAGGTTTATTATTTGGTGCCCCTTTCCTTTCCTGGAAGGGGCACCCAATGTTCCTGTTCAATATTTTCGAGCGCAAGTTTATTTTATTCGGCACGGTATTCTGGCCTCAGGATTTCATCATTTTCGGGATAGGCATGATCGCCTTCTTTGTTTTTGTGATCCTTTTTACCGTTGTATTCGGCCGTATTTGGTGTGGCTGGATGTGCCCTCAGACTATCTTTATGGAGATGGTTTTTCGGAAAATAGAGTACTGGATTGAGGGGGATGCCAATCAGCAGCGTAAACTGGCCAGACAAGGCTGGAATTTTGAGAAGATTTGGAAGAAGGGCCTCAAGCTTTCCATCTTTTTGGCGATTTCAGCGCTCATCGCCCATACCCTTATGGCCTATCTGATAGGGATTGACGAGGTGGTTACCATTGTATCGCAGCCGCCCACAGCACACATGGCGGGTTTCATTGGGCTTATTGCTTTTACAGGGATCTTCTTTTGGGTTTTTGCCTATTTTAGAGAGCAAGCTTGTATCGCTGTTTGTCCTTATGGCCGTTTGCAGGGTGTGCTTCTCGACAAAGAGTCAATCGTTGTGGCCTACAACTGGTTGCGGGGCGAGCCCAGAGGAAAAATAAAGAAAGAAGTACCCGGAGCGAAAGCTGAACCACCTAAGGGCGATTGCATCGACTGCAAGCTTTGTGTGCACGTGTGCCCAACCGGAATTGATATCAGAAACGGCACCCAGCTGGAGTGCGTCAACTGCACAGCTTGCATAGACGCATGCGATGACGTAATGACGAAAGTTGATCGCCCAACGGGCCTCATTGGTTACTACAGTCACAGTATGGTCAGTGAGGGGAAAAAGTTTTCCTTCAACACCAGGATAGCCGCCTACACTACAGTTCTTGTGGGAATTTTGGGGCTATTGGCCTTTCTGCTTACCACCCGAACAGACGTGGAAGCTACCATGCTGCGTGTTCCGGGGATGCTGTATCAGGAGAAAGAAAACGGAATGATCTCCAATCTTTACAATATTCAGTTTGTGAACAAAACCTATGAGGATATTCACATAGAAGTGAAGCTGAAAGACGCCAACGGAGGCACGATTGACCGGGTGGGGGGCGAAGGCCTGGTGATACCGGCAGCCAGCAACCTTGAGTCCGTTTACTTTATTGACCTGCCCAGAGAGAACGTGACCGAAACCAGTAATAAGCTGGTGATACAACTCTATAGAGATGGGGAGTTGCTTGATGAGATAAAGACAAACTTTTTAGGACCCTTTAAACAGAAAAAGCCATGA
- a CDS encoding aspartyl protease family protein: MIKRKAFSHILCVSLLLVLSAQTHAQFLGFRMSTGAKVIEFPFERYNNLIIIPVTINGRITVKFILDSGVQNCILTEPLVASLLNLTYDRTITFTAPGQADSILAHVAKNVQLKLPGIEGQGISMLVLDQDYLNLSNQLGTEVFGIIGYELFSRFIIEVNYDKKVVKFYEPNFFNPKKYYEKVPLIVRGTKPYMAAEITQKNGTKMNVALMVDSGASHAILLDQSTSQLIHIPEKKLEASLGKGLGGDIEGVVARVDKVKIGKYSFDDVIASYPNEGSYGLVPEEAERRNGTVGGEILSRFNHIYDYFSQTLYLSKSVEYQKKFEYDMSGLEVVAHGTELNRIRVVNVREDSPAKKAGVMEGDIIKTVNGLTISNTSLNFLTTLMRLKKGKKVTLRLLRNAEEVKVTFRLERMI; encoded by the coding sequence ATGATAAAGAGAAAAGCTTTTTCTCATATCCTGTGTGTTTCTTTACTGCTTGTTCTTTCGGCCCAGACCCATGCCCAATTTTTGGGCTTTCGAATGAGCACAGGTGCCAAGGTGATTGAATTCCCGTTCGAGCGATATAATAACCTGATTATCATCCCGGTAACTATCAATGGGAGAATTACCGTCAAGTTCATCCTCGACAGCGGTGTTCAAAACTGTATCCTCACGGAGCCTCTTGTTGCCTCTCTCCTCAACCTTACCTACGACCGCACCATCACCTTTACCGCACCGGGGCAGGCGGATAGCATTTTGGCTCACGTGGCAAAAAATGTGCAGCTCAAGCTCCCTGGCATTGAAGGGCAAGGCATCTCCATGTTGGTGCTTGATCAGGACTACCTCAACCTAAGCAATCAGCTTGGCACCGAGGTATTCGGTATCATAGGATATGAGCTGTTCAGCCGTTTTATCATCGAAGTCAATTATGACAAGAAGGTGGTAAAATTCTACGAGCCTAATTTTTTCAACCCGAAAAAATACTATGAAAAAGTACCACTCATTGTCCGAGGCACCAAGCCGTATATGGCTGCCGAAATCACTCAAAAAAACGGGACCAAAATGAACGTGGCTTTGATGGTAGATAGCGGCGCCAGTCACGCTATTTTGCTTGATCAAAGTACCAGTCAGCTGATTCATATACCAGAAAAAAAACTTGAAGCGAGCCTGGGCAAAGGACTTGGTGGAGATATCGAAGGTGTGGTCGCCAGGGTCGACAAGGTGAAGATTGGTAAATACAGCTTTGACGACGTGATCGCTTCCTACCCAAATGAAGGTTCATACGGCCTTGTTCCCGAAGAAGCTGAGCGAAGAAATGGGACCGTAGGTGGTGAAATCCTCAGCAGGTTCAATCACATTTACGACTACTTCAGCCAAACGCTTTATCTCTCAAAAAGCGTTGAGTACCAAAAGAAGTTTGAGTACGATATGAGCGGGCTGGAAGTGGTGGCGCACGGCACAGAGCTCAATCGCATCAGGGTTGTCAATGTGAGGGAAGATTCGCCAGCAAAAAAGGCCGGTGTGATGGAGGGGGATATTATCAAAACGGTGAACGGCCTTACTATAAGTAACACAAGCCTCAACTTTCTTACCACGCTCATGCGGCTTAAAAAAGGGAAAAAAGTTACGCTGAGGCTGCTGAGAAACGCAGAAGAGGTAAAGGTCACTTTCCGCCTGGAACGAATGATCTAG
- a CDS encoding ABC transporter permease has product MLRSYVVVAIRNLRRQGFYSFINIFGLTAGVLSSLFLLLYIKDELSFDAFHKNADQIYRVGMHASIQDTKVDICQAMSPIGPTMKTDFPEVENFVRINYPGRELVTKEDQQFYEEKFYFADSSFFSVFSFQLVTGDPRKALVAPNSIVLTESIAKKYFGEDEPLGKVIKTGSEEWQRIVTGVMKDAPVNSHFRPKALISYSSLPAQGPSAWGNINDWVYLQLATGTDPKIVEARSPAFMEKYTGELFRQFNAKADFYLEPLLSIHLYSKNEGQIEPGGDITYIYVFSIVAIFILLIASINYMNLATARGTMRAKEVGIRKVLGSYRKQLMIQFTVEAIVVTLLSVVLSVVLAFFLLPYFNDLADKAITRDFYKDPIILLALSGVLVFLGLVSGSYPAFYLSRFQSAQVLKGRASSKSGNPALRKALVVFQFSISIIMVICTWVVYDQLNFMKEKNLGFNKDQVIRIPLEGQEARKKLDVLKQALLTNPDIYSVGSGWATPGGDFNLNGIFVEMEQGGFTEKGFMSCQVDAGYLPTLEIEVVEGRNFSEGTKSDTSNAVIVNQELAREMGWTEPIGKRFKVMTGDGLQTREVKVVGVIKNFHQRALQEPIMPMIIHNSIQNGILLVRINTANTGDVLSFIDKTWKDIITNRPLQYSFLEQDFYEKYQADESKGQVFATFSIFTIVIACMGLFGLASYTAEQRKKEIGLRKVIGASVSSIMLLISKDFLKLVGVSILIAFPIAYYAMSNWLQEFEFRISPSPITFISSAGLILIVTLLTVGYHSLVAATGNPVASLKDQ; this is encoded by the coding sequence ATGCTAAGAAGTTATGTAGTTGTAGCCATAAGAAATTTGCGTCGCCAGGGCTTTTATAGCTTCATCAATATTTTTGGTTTAACAGCCGGCGTGCTTTCCAGTCTGTTTCTTTTGCTCTACATAAAGGATGAACTAAGCTTTGATGCCTTCCACAAAAACGCTGATCAAATATACCGTGTAGGCATGCACGCCTCCATTCAGGATACCAAGGTGGACATCTGCCAGGCCATGTCACCGATTGGGCCTACCATGAAGACAGATTTTCCCGAGGTTGAAAATTTTGTCCGTATCAACTACCCCGGAAGAGAACTGGTGACCAAAGAAGACCAGCAGTTTTATGAGGAGAAGTTCTATTTCGCCGATTCCTCTTTCTTCAGCGTTTTTAGCTTTCAGCTGGTAACAGGTGATCCAAGAAAGGCGCTCGTTGCCCCAAATTCTATCGTATTAACGGAAAGTATAGCAAAGAAATACTTCGGTGAGGACGAACCCCTGGGCAAAGTGATTAAAACCGGCTCGGAAGAATGGCAAAGAATCGTAACGGGCGTAATGAAAGATGCCCCAGTCAATTCTCACTTTCGACCCAAGGCACTCATCTCTTATAGCAGCCTGCCCGCACAAGGCCCATCAGCGTGGGGCAATATCAACGACTGGGTATACCTTCAATTAGCTACCGGCACAGATCCAAAAATAGTCGAAGCAAGGTCTCCAGCGTTTATGGAAAAATATACCGGAGAGCTGTTTCGACAGTTCAATGCAAAGGCCGATTTTTACCTTGAACCGCTCCTCAGTATTCACCTTTATTCAAAAAACGAGGGGCAAATCGAGCCTGGAGGAGACATCACCTATATCTATGTTTTCTCTATCGTAGCTATTTTCATACTGCTTATTGCCTCCATTAACTATATGAACCTGGCCACTGCACGGGGCACCATGCGGGCCAAAGAAGTGGGCATCAGAAAAGTGCTTGGTTCTTATCGCAAGCAACTCATGATCCAGTTCACTGTAGAAGCCATAGTGGTGACACTTCTTTCTGTCGTGTTAAGCGTGGTTCTAGCATTCTTCCTTCTTCCCTATTTTAATGATCTTGCTGACAAAGCAATCACCCGAGATTTCTACAAGGATCCCATTATTTTGCTTGCTTTGAGCGGGGTTTTGGTGTTTTTAGGTTTGGTGTCGGGAAGCTACCCGGCTTTCTACCTTTCAAGGTTCCAGTCTGCGCAGGTACTAAAGGGCAGGGCCTCCTCCAAATCGGGTAATCCGGCACTCAGGAAAGCTCTGGTGGTCTTCCAGTTTTCCATTTCGATCATTATGGTGATATGCACCTGGGTGGTATACGACCAGCTCAACTTTATGAAAGAAAAGAACCTGGGCTTCAACAAGGATCAGGTCATCCGTATTCCGCTGGAAGGGCAAGAAGCACGCAAAAAACTCGATGTGCTAAAACAGGCGCTTTTGACTAACCCGGACATTTACAGTGTAGGGTCTGGATGGGCTACTCCTGGAGGTGATTTCAACCTGAACGGCATATTTGTGGAAATGGAGCAGGGAGGTTTTACGGAAAAGGGGTTTATGAGCTGTCAGGTGGATGCTGGCTACCTCCCAACGCTTGAAATAGAAGTGGTAGAGGGGCGCAATTTTTCCGAAGGTACAAAGAGCGATACTTCCAACGCTGTGATAGTGAACCAGGAGCTGGCCCGGGAAATGGGCTGGACGGAGCCTATAGGCAAGCGGTTCAAGGTAATGACTGGTGACGGCCTGCAAACCCGGGAAGTAAAAGTGGTAGGCGTTATTAAGAACTTTCACCAGAGAGCTCTTCAGGAGCCTATCATGCCCATGATTATTCACAACAGCATCCAAAACGGTATTTTGCTGGTGAGGATCAACACGGCCAACACTGGCGATGTGCTAAGCTTTATCGACAAAACATGGAAAGATATTATTACCAACAGGCCACTGCAGTATTCCTTTCTTGAGCAGGATTTCTACGAGAAATACCAGGCAGATGAGTCGAAAGGTCAGGTTTTTGCCACGTTCTCCATTTTTACCATTGTCATTGCCTGCATGGGCTTGTTTGGCCTTGCGTCGTACACGGCAGAGCAAAGGAAAAAGGAAATCGGCCTGAGAAAAGTGATCGGTGCCTCGGTTTCGAGCATCATGCTATTGATTTCGAAGGACTTTTTGAAGCTGGTTGGCGTTTCTATTTTGATCGCCTTCCCTATCGCCTATTATGCCATGAGCAATTGGCTTCAGGAGTTTGAATTCAGGATCAGCCCCAGCCCAATCACTTTTATTTCTTCGGCTGGCCTCATCCTGATTGTCACGCTGCTTACAGTCGGTTACCACAGCCTGGTAGCGGCTACGGGGAATCCGGTGGCCTCATTGAAAGACCAGTGA
- the ccoN gene encoding cytochrome-c oxidase, cbb3-type subunit I has product MELEKFSYDNKIVKYFAIATVVFGIVGMLVGLTAAIQLFYPIFNFDLQYTTFGRIRPLHTNAVIFAFVGNAMFAGVYYSLQRLLKARMLSDTLSWIHFWGWQLIIVAAAITLPLGFTSSKEYAELEWPIDIAIALIWVVFGINMIGTILKRRERHMYVAIWFYIATFVTVAVLHIFNSFAWPVSLFKSYSAFAGVQDALVQWWYGHNAVAFFLTTPFLGLMYYYLPKAANRPVYSYKLSIIHFWSLIFIYIWAGPHHLLYTSLPNWAQSLGTVFSIMLLAPSWGGMLNGLLTLRGAWDRVREDAVLKFMVVAVTAYGMSTFEGPMLSLKNVNAIAHFTDWIIAHVHIGGLGWNGFLTFGMLYWMIPRIYGTKLFSDKLANFHFWIGTLGIIFYALPLYWAGITQSLMWKQFTEDGFLQYPNFLETVTQIVPMYMLRAVGGLLYIIGVLVMAYNLVKTAYAGKLIANEPAEAPALEKREIVGGHWHAVLERKPIIFTSLALVAILIGGVIEFVPAFLIKSNVPTIASVKPYTPLELHGRDIYIREGCNTCHSQMVRPFREETERYGEYSKAGEFVYDHPFLWGSKRTGPDLHRVGAKYPDSWHFNHMLDPTSMSPGSIMPRYPWLFEQQVDADLTPAMISALRHVGVPYEEGFEDQANALMSKQAALIATNLKKDGIEIAPEAEIIALIAYLQRLGTDIKVKGVANQNVSSTQEGGN; this is encoded by the coding sequence ATGGAATTAGAAAAATTTAGCTACGACAACAAAATAGTAAAGTACTTTGCTATTGCCACGGTTGTCTTTGGTATCGTGGGCATGCTGGTAGGTCTTACTGCAGCCATTCAGCTTTTTTACCCGATATTCAATTTTGATTTGCAGTACACCACTTTTGGTAGAATCAGACCGCTGCACACCAATGCGGTGATTTTTGCATTTGTGGGCAACGCTATGTTTGCCGGGGTGTACTACTCCTTGCAGCGGCTGTTAAAAGCCAGAATGCTGAGCGACACCTTAAGCTGGATTCACTTCTGGGGCTGGCAGCTTATTATTGTGGCTGCGGCCATCACATTGCCGCTCGGCTTCACCTCTTCCAAAGAGTACGCTGAGTTGGAGTGGCCCATCGATATTGCCATCGCACTTATCTGGGTAGTGTTTGGCATCAATATGATAGGCACCATTCTCAAGAGGCGGGAGCGACACATGTATGTGGCCATCTGGTTTTACATTGCGACATTCGTCACCGTTGCGGTGCTTCACATTTTCAACTCGTTTGCATGGCCGGTAAGCCTGTTCAAAAGCTATTCAGCCTTTGCTGGTGTGCAGGATGCGCTGGTTCAGTGGTGGTACGGCCACAACGCCGTGGCTTTTTTCCTTACCACACCCTTCCTTGGCTTGATGTACTATTACCTGCCCAAGGCGGCTAACCGACCAGTTTACTCTTACAAGCTTTCTATTATCCACTTCTGGTCGTTGATATTTATTTACATTTGGGCAGGCCCTCATCACCTGCTTTATACCTCTCTTCCCAACTGGGCTCAATCGCTGGGCACCGTATTTTCAATCATGCTTCTGGCTCCTTCGTGGGGTGGCATGCTCAACGGCCTGCTGACGCTCCGTGGCGCCTGGGACAGGGTGCGTGAAGATGCAGTGTTGAAATTTATGGTGGTAGCTGTGACTGCCTATGGCATGTCCACGTTCGAAGGGCCTATGCTTTCACTGAAAAATGTGAATGCCATTGCTCACTTCACTGACTGGATCATCGCACACGTGCACATTGGTGGCCTGGGCTGGAATGGCTTCCTTACTTTCGGCATGCTCTACTGGATGATCCCAAGGATTTACGGCACTAAGCTATTCTCAGATAAGCTCGCTAATTTCCATTTCTGGATTGGCACCCTTGGTATCATTTTCTATGCTTTGCCACTCTATTGGGCCGGTATCACCCAAAGTTTGATGTGGAAACAATTCACTGAAGATGGTTTCTTACAGTACCCTAACTTCCTGGAAACGGTCACTCAGATTGTGCCCATGTACATGTTAAGGGCTGTTGGTGGCTTGCTTTACATCATTGGAGTGCTGGTAATGGCTTACAACCTTGTGAAAACAGCCTATGCAGGTAAGTTGATTGCCAACGAGCCAGCTGAAGCGCCAGCGCTTGAAAAGAGGGAAATTGTTGGAGGACATTGGCATGCTGTGCTGGAGCGCAAGCCGATTATTTTCACCAGCCTGGCACTTGTTGCCATTTTAATCGGTGGGGTGATTGAGTTTGTACCGGCATTTCTCATCAAATCTAATGTGCCCACTATCGCCAGCGTGAAGCCTTACACACCACTGGAATTGCATGGCCGGGATATATATATCCGTGAAGGCTGTAATACTTGTCACTCTCAAATGGTGCGCCCATTCAGGGAAGAAACGGAGCGCTACGGAGAGTACTCTAAGGCCGGAGAATTTGTGTACGATCATCCATTCTTATGGGGCTCGAAACGTACCGGGCCAGATTTGCACCGGGTAGGCGCCAAGTATCCCGACTCATGGCATTTCAATCACATGCTTGACCCCACATCCATGTCGCCTGGCTCTATCATGCCCCGCTACCCCTGGTTGTTTGAGCAACAGGTAGATGCCGACTTAACTCCGGCCATGATCAGTGCATTACGCCATGTAGGCGTGCCTTACGAGGAAGGGTTTGAGGATCAGGCCAATGCCTTGATGAGTAAACAAGCCGCATTGATAGCCACAAACCTGAAAAAGGATGGCATAGAGATCGCTCCCGAGGCAGAGATCATTGCACTCATTGCCTATTTGCAACGCCTGGGCACTGACATCAAAGTGAAGGGAGTTGCCAATCAAAATGTATCGTCAACCCAAGAAGGAGGAAACTAG
- a CDS encoding sulfite exporter TauE/SafE family protein yields MPLWSAFVLGLFGSLHCAGMCGPLVFALHKGGSGYGKITYHTGRILTYALLGLILGGLGFAAQLAGLQKWFSLLLGVGLLASVIFPLISSRFHSHYLSTKTSGWLSGGVRKWIGRAVASHSPFRQLWLGGLNGLLPCGMVYIAIAGSLSMADYFQSSLYMIFFGLGTWPMLLAISYGSTFVNHLSWLNIRKLAPVFIACLGLLLIWRGLNLRIEYIPGASGSSPFAGITICTTP; encoded by the coding sequence ATGCCGCTCTGGTCAGCTTTTGTGCTTGGACTATTTGGCAGCCTACACTGTGCAGGCATGTGTGGCCCGCTTGTTTTTGCCCTTCACAAAGGAGGTAGCGGCTATGGAAAAATCACCTACCACACGGGTAGAATTCTTACCTACGCTTTGCTGGGCCTTATACTGGGTGGCCTTGGCTTTGCCGCTCAACTCGCAGGTTTGCAAAAGTGGTTTTCTCTCCTGTTAGGCGTTGGGCTGCTTGCGTCAGTGATATTTCCCCTGATTTCTTCCCGATTTCACAGTCACTACCTTAGTACAAAAACCAGCGGATGGCTATCAGGCGGCGTGAGAAAATGGATCGGTAGAGCTGTGGCCTCCCATAGCCCGTTTCGCCAACTTTGGCTCGGCGGATTGAACGGCCTTCTGCCCTGTGGCATGGTCTACATTGCCATAGCCGGTTCACTCTCCATGGCCGACTATTTTCAGAGCAGCCTTTACATGATCTTCTTTGGCCTGGGCACCTGGCCCATGTTGTTGGCCATTTCCTATGGCAGCACATTTGTCAATCATCTCAGCTGGCTGAACATAAGAAAGCTGGCTCCCGTTTTTATAGCCTGTCTGGGCCTGTTGCTCATTTGGCGTGGGCTCAATCTTCGCATTGAATATATCCCGGGGGCATCTGGCAGCAGTCCTTTTGCTGGCATTACAATCTGTACGACTCCCTGA
- a CDS encoding Uma2 family endonuclease, which translates to MDSFELKFPDKVLDSFTEEEFYLFCQQNRDLKFERTFDKRIIIMTPSGGFIGNKGMRIGARLDAWNEQTNLGYTFDSSTGFTLPNAAIRSPDASWVAKARWEALSLAEQERFPPICPDFIIELMSPSDRLSELHKKMEEYQSNGCRLGWLIDSAKRATYIYRSEGMIETPFNKVLDGEMVLPGFSLNLTKIF; encoded by the coding sequence ATGGACTCTTTCGAACTCAAATTTCCGGATAAAGTACTTGACTCCTTTACTGAGGAGGAGTTTTATCTGTTTTGCCAGCAAAACAGAGACTTGAAGTTTGAGCGAACTTTTGATAAAAGAATTATCATTATGACACCAAGCGGGGGCTTTATTGGTAATAAGGGAATGCGCATTGGTGCGAGGCTTGATGCGTGGAATGAGCAAACCAACCTTGGATACACGTTTGATTCGTCTACCGGATTCACGCTGCCAAACGCAGCCATTCGATCCCCCGATGCATCATGGGTTGCAAAAGCCAGATGGGAGGCACTTTCACTTGCAGAGCAAGAAAGGTTTCCGCCAATTTGCCCCGATTTCATCATTGAACTGATGTCTCCTTCTGATCGGCTTTCCGAGCTACACAAGAAAATGGAAGAGTATCAAAGCAATGGTTGTCGTCTTGGCTGGTTGATCGACTCCGCAAAGAGGGCGACATACATTTATCGCTCTGAAGGAATGATTGAAACTCCATTCAACAAGGTTCTTGATGGTGAAATGGTGCTGCCAGGCTTCAGCCTGAATCTGACAAAGATATTTTAA